A region from the Mesorhizobium sp. J8 genome encodes:
- a CDS encoding GNAT family N-acetyltransferase — MSEITVRPLAQSDHGEWRRLWTAYLTFYETKLPEEVYDLTWKRLFTDGEFEPKGFIAMLDGKAVGLTHYLYHRSCWSLVNNCYLQDLFADPEVRGKGVGAALIKAVQDEAGKIGVKNVYWMTHETNATARRLYDHVARRTGFIEYDLL, encoded by the coding sequence ATGTCCGAAATCACCGTTCGCCCGCTCGCGCAATCCGATCACGGCGAATGGCGCCGGTTGTGGACGGCCTATCTCACCTTTTACGAAACCAAGCTGCCGGAAGAGGTCTATGACCTCACCTGGAAGCGGCTGTTCACGGACGGCGAGTTCGAGCCGAAAGGTTTCATCGCCATGCTTGACGGCAAGGCGGTTGGTCTCACCCACTATCTCTACCACCGTTCCTGCTGGTCGCTGGTCAACAACTGCTATCTGCAGGACCTGTTCGCCGATCCGGAGGTGCGCGGCAAAGGCGTGGGCGCGGCGCTGATCAAGGCGGTGCAGGACGAGGCTGGCAAGATCGGCGTCAAGAACGTCTACTGGATGACACACGAGACCAACGCCACCGCGCGCCGGCTCTACGATCATGTGGCCAGGCGTACGGGCTTCATCGAATACGACCTGCTATAA
- a CDS encoding vWA domain-containing protein, producing the protein MFIPFFLELKAARVPVSLREYLSLLEGLETGLVDYDVEGFYYLARSALVKDERHIDRFDQVFAHVFKGVEALGGPDAVDVANIPEEWLRRLAEKHLTEEEKRLVEALGGFDKLMETLKQRLEEQKGRHQGGSKWIGTGGTSPFGAYGYNPEGVRIGQHESRHRRAVKVWDKREFRNFDDTVELGTRNIKVALKRLRRWVREGAEEEFDLPGTIHATAEHGYLDVKTRPERRNAVKLLMFFDVGGSMDDHIRVVEELFSAARAEFRQLEYFYFHNCLYERVWKDNRRRLAETIPTFDLIHKYGPDYKVIVVGDASMSPYEIMHPGGSVEHWNPEAGSVWLSRLLQQWPNAIWLNPEAEKNWRYTHSIAMIGEIFGGRMFPLTLAGLEAATRQLSRRH; encoded by the coding sequence ATGTTCATCCCCTTCTTCCTGGAATTGAAGGCCGCGCGGGTTCCCGTTTCGCTCAGGGAATATCTGTCGCTGCTGGAAGGGCTGGAAACCGGACTGGTCGACTATGACGTCGAGGGTTTCTATTATCTCGCGCGCTCGGCACTGGTGAAGGACGAGCGCCATATCGACCGTTTCGATCAGGTTTTCGCGCATGTCTTCAAGGGCGTCGAGGCACTCGGCGGACCCGACGCCGTCGATGTCGCCAATATCCCTGAGGAATGGCTGCGCCGGCTGGCCGAGAAGCACCTGACCGAGGAAGAGAAAAGATTGGTCGAGGCTTTGGGCGGCTTCGACAAGCTGATGGAAACCTTGAAGCAGCGGCTGGAGGAGCAGAAAGGCCGCCACCAGGGCGGCTCGAAATGGATCGGCACCGGCGGCACTTCGCCCTTTGGCGCCTATGGCTACAACCCGGAAGGCGTGCGCATCGGCCAGCATGAAAGCCGCCACCGCCGCGCGGTGAAGGTCTGGGACAAACGCGAATTCAGGAATTTCGACGATACCGTCGAGCTCGGTACCCGCAACATCAAGGTCGCGCTGAAGCGGCTGCGCCGTTGGGTGCGCGAGGGCGCAGAAGAGGAATTCGACCTGCCCGGCACCATCCATGCCACCGCGGAGCACGGCTATCTCGACGTCAAGACCAGGCCCGAGCGGCGCAATGCGGTGAAGCTCTTGATGTTCTTCGATGTCGGCGGCTCGATGGACGACCACATCCGCGTTGTCGAGGAGCTGTTCTCGGCCGCGCGCGCCGAGTTCCGCCAGCTCGAATATTTCTACTTTCACAACTGCCTCTACGAGCGTGTCTGGAAGGACAATCGCCGTCGCCTGGCCGAGACGATCCCGACCTTCGACCTCATTCACAAATACGGCCCGGACTATAAGGTGATCGTCGTCGGCGATGCCTCGATGAGTCCTTACGAGATCATGCATCCCGGCGGTTCGGTCGAGCACTGGAACCCGGAGGCCGGCAGCGTGTGGCTGTCGCGGCTCTTGCAGCAATGGCCGAACGCGATCTGGTTGAACCCGGAAGCCGAGAAGAACTGGCGCTACACCCACTCGATCGCCATGATCGGCGAGATCTTCGGCGGCCGCATGTTCCCGCTGACATTGGCCGGACTGGAAGCGGCGACCAGGCAGTTGTCACGCAGGCACTGA
- the msrB gene encoding peptide-methionine (R)-S-oxide reductase MsrB: MDTHAYPVTRTDAEWRARLTPEQYAVMRNHGTERPGSCALLYEKRAGTFHCVGCGQPLFESKLKFESGTGWPSFNDPVPGSIETTVDRSYGMVRTECHCSRCGSHLGHVFEDGPPPTGLRYCINGVALRFEPAA, translated from the coding sequence ATGGACACCCACGCCTATCCCGTCACCCGCACCGATGCCGAATGGCGCGCCCGGCTGACGCCGGAGCAATATGCCGTCATGCGCAACCACGGCACCGAGCGCCCCGGCAGCTGCGCCCTGCTCTATGAGAAGCGCGCCGGCACTTTCCATTGCGTCGGCTGCGGCCAGCCGCTGTTCGAATCCAAGCTGAAATTCGAGAGCGGCACCGGCTGGCCGAGCTTCAACGATCCGGTCCCGGGCTCGATCGAGACCACCGTCGACCGCAGCTACGGCATGGTCCGCACCGAATGCCACTGCTCGCGCTGCGGCAGCCATCTCGGCCACGTCTTCGAGGACGGCCCGCCGCCAACCGGCCTGCGCTATTGCATCAACGGCGTGGCGCTACGCTTCGAGCCGGCGGCTTGA
- a CDS encoding DUF2312 domain-containing protein: protein MADEITETSQTVAAGQLRTIIERIERLEEEKKTISDDIKDVYAEAKGTGFDTKAIRTIVRLRKKDQAERQEEESILDLYKAALGMV from the coding sequence ATGGCCGACGAAATCACCGAGACCAGCCAGACTGTAGCCGCCGGCCAACTGCGCACCATCATCGAGCGCATCGAGCGGCTCGAGGAAGAGAAGAAGACGATCTCCGACGACATCAAGGACGTCTATGCCGAGGCCAAGGGCACCGGCTTCGACACCAAGGCGATCCGCACCATCGTGCGGCTGCGCAAGAAGGATCAGGCGGAGCGCCAGGAAGAGGAGTCCATCCTCGACCTCTACAAGGCCGCTCTCGGCATGGTGTAA
- the pyc gene encoding pyruvate carboxylase, translating to MAITKILVANRSEIAIRVFRAANELGLKTVAIWAEEDKYSLHRFKADESYQVGRGPHLAKDMGPIESYLSIEEVIRVARLSGADAIHPGYGLLSESPEFAEACAAAGITFIGPKPETMRRLGNKVAARNLAIEVGVPVVPATDPLPDDMDEVKKLAAQIGYPVMLKASWGGGGRGMRAIRSEADLAREVMEGKREAKAAFGKDEVYLEKLIERARHVEVQVLGDTHGNAVHLFERDCSIQRRNQKVVERAPAPYLSEELRQELCGYALKIARETSYIGAGTVEFLQDADTGKFYFIEVNPRIQVEHTVTEQVTGIDIVKAQIHILDGFAIGTKQSGVPAQKDIRLNGHALQCRITTEDPEHNFIPDYGRITAYREAAGFGIRLDGGTAYSGAVITRFYDPLLEKVTAWAPTPGEVISRMNRALREFRIRGVATNLTFLEAIINHPRFADNSYTTKFIDTTPELFEQVKRQDRATKLLTYLADVSVNGHPETRGRPMPKANAAAPVVPYLNGHVPDGSKQRLDTLGPEKFAAWMRDQRQVLVTDTTMRDGHQSLLATRMRTYDIVGIAGTYARALPQLLSLECWGGATFDVAMRFLTEDPWERLSKVREAAPNLLLQMLLRGANGVGYTNYPDNVVQHFVRQAASGGVDLFRIFDCLNWVENMRVAMDAVGAEGKLVEAAMCYTGDILDPARAKYDLKYYVGLAKELEAAGAHIIAVKDMAGLLKPAAARVLFKALREATDLPIHFHTHDTSGLSAATVLAAVESGADAIDAAMDSFSGNTSQPCLGSIVEALRGTERDPGLDPQWIRHISFYWEAVRNQYAAFESDLKGPASEVYLHEMPGGQFTNLKEQARSLGLETRWHEVAQAYHDVNLMFGDIVKVTPSSKVVGDMALMMVSQDLTVADVENPAKDIAFPDSVVSMLRGDLGQSPGGWPAALQKKALKGDKPITVRPGSLLKPADLKASRKDIETKLERKLSEYEFASWLMYPKVFTDFVAAQETYGPVSVLPTPTYFYGMKSEDEIFVDIEKGKTLVVRCQAFGDVDDKGMVTVFFELNGQPRRIKVPDRAHGASAAKARRKAEPGNEGHVGAPMPGVVSALAVTVGQAVKAGDVLLSIEAMKMETALHAERDGEIAEVLVKAGDQIDAKDLLIAFK from the coding sequence TTGGCCATCACGAAGATCCTCGTCGCCAACCGGTCCGAAATCGCCATCCGCGTGTTCCGCGCGGCCAATGAGCTCGGTCTCAAAACCGTGGCGATCTGGGCGGAGGAGGACAAATATTCGCTGCATCGCTTCAAGGCCGACGAGAGCTATCAGGTCGGGCGCGGGCCGCATCTCGCCAAGGATATGGGTCCCATCGAGAGCTACCTGTCGATCGAGGAGGTGATCCGGGTCGCCAGGCTGTCGGGCGCCGACGCCATCCATCCCGGCTATGGCCTGCTCTCGGAAAGCCCTGAATTCGCCGAGGCCTGCGCGGCGGCCGGCATCACCTTCATTGGCCCGAAACCGGAAACGATGCGCCGGCTAGGCAACAAGGTCGCCGCGCGCAACCTGGCGATCGAGGTCGGCGTGCCGGTCGTGCCGGCGACCGATCCGCTGCCCGACGACATGGACGAGGTGAAGAAGCTCGCCGCGCAAATCGGCTATCCGGTGATGCTGAAGGCCTCATGGGGCGGCGGCGGCCGCGGCATGCGCGCCATCCGTTCCGAAGCCGACCTCGCGCGCGAGGTGATGGAAGGCAAGCGCGAGGCGAAGGCCGCCTTCGGCAAGGACGAGGTCTATCTCGAAAAGCTGATCGAACGCGCCCGCCATGTCGAAGTGCAGGTGCTAGGCGACACCCATGGCAACGCGGTGCATCTCTTCGAGCGCGACTGCTCGATCCAGCGCCGCAACCAGAAGGTCGTGGAGCGCGCGCCGGCGCCCTATCTCAGCGAAGAGCTGCGCCAGGAACTTTGCGGCTATGCGCTGAAGATCGCGCGCGAGACCAGCTATATCGGCGCCGGCACGGTCGAGTTCCTGCAAGACGCCGATACCGGCAAATTCTACTTCATCGAGGTCAATCCGCGCATCCAGGTCGAGCACACCGTCACCGAGCAGGTGACCGGCATCGACATCGTCAAGGCGCAGATCCACATTCTCGACGGCTTCGCCATCGGCACCAAGCAATCGGGCGTGCCGGCGCAGAAGGACATCAGGCTCAACGGCCACGCGCTGCAGTGCCGCATCACCACCGAGGATCCGGAGCACAATTTCATCCCGGACTATGGCCGCATCACCGCCTATCGCGAGGCGGCCGGCTTCGGCATCCGGCTCGACGGCGGCACCGCCTATTCGGGCGCGGTCATCACCCGCTTCTACGATCCGCTGCTCGAAAAGGTGACGGCCTGGGCGCCGACGCCCGGCGAGGTGATCTCGCGCATGAACCGGGCCCTGCGCGAGTTCCGTATCCGCGGCGTCGCCACCAATCTCACCTTCCTTGAAGCGATCATCAACCACCCGCGCTTCGCCGACAATTCCTACACGACCAAGTTCATCGACACGACGCCGGAACTGTTCGAGCAGGTGAAGCGGCAGGACCGCGCCACCAAGCTGCTCACCTATCTGGCCGATGTCAGCGTCAACGGCCATCCCGAGACGCGCGGCCGGCCGATGCCGAAGGCCAATGCGGCCGCGCCCGTGGTGCCTTATCTCAACGGCCATGTCCCGGACGGCAGCAAGCAGAGGCTCGATACGCTCGGCCCGGAGAAATTCGCGGCGTGGATGCGGGATCAGCGCCAGGTGCTGGTCACCGACACGACGATGCGCGACGGCCACCAATCGCTGCTCGCCACGCGCATGCGCACCTATGACATCGTCGGCATCGCCGGCACCTATGCGCGCGCGCTGCCGCAGCTCTTGTCGCTTGAATGCTGGGGCGGCGCCACCTTCGATGTCGCCATGCGCTTCCTCACCGAGGATCCGTGGGAGCGGCTGAGCAAGGTGCGCGAGGCCGCGCCCAACCTTCTTCTGCAAATGCTTTTGCGCGGCGCCAACGGCGTCGGCTACACCAACTATCCCGACAATGTCGTCCAGCATTTCGTGCGCCAGGCGGCAAGCGGCGGCGTCGACCTGTTCCGCATCTTCGACTGCCTGAACTGGGTCGAGAACATGCGCGTCGCCATGGACGCGGTGGGCGCCGAGGGCAAGCTGGTCGAAGCGGCGATGTGCTACACCGGCGACATCCTCGATCCGGCCCGCGCCAAATACGATCTCAAATATTATGTCGGGCTGGCCAAGGAGTTGGAGGCCGCCGGCGCGCACATCATCGCCGTGAAGGACATGGCCGGCCTGCTGAAGCCGGCCGCAGCCCGCGTGCTGTTCAAGGCGCTGCGCGAGGCCACCGACCTGCCGATCCATTTCCACACGCATGACACGTCGGGTCTTTCGGCGGCGACGGTGCTGGCAGCAGTGGAAAGCGGCGCCGACGCCATCGACGCAGCGATGGATTCTTTTTCCGGCAACACCTCGCAGCCCTGCCTCGGCTCGATCGTCGAGGCGCTGAGGGGCACCGAGCGCGATCCCGGCCTCGACCCGCAATGGATCCGCCACATCTCCTTCTACTGGGAGGCGGTGCGCAACCAGTACGCGGCCTTCGAGAGCGACCTCAAGGGACCGGCCTCGGAAGTCTATCTGCACGAAATGCCGGGCGGCCAGTTCACAAACCTGAAGGAACAGGCCCGCTCGCTCGGGCTGGAAACGCGTTGGCACGAGGTGGCGCAGGCCTACCACGACGTCAACCTGATGTTCGGCGACATCGTCAAGGTGACGCCGTCGTCCAAGGTGGTCGGCGACATGGCGCTGATGATGGTCAGCCAGGACCTCACCGTCGCCGATGTCGAGAATCCGGCCAAGGACATCGCCTTCCCGGATTCGGTCGTGTCGATGCTGCGCGGCGATCTCGGCCAGTCGCCCGGCGGCTGGCCGGCGGCGCTGCAGAAGAAGGCGCTGAAGGGGGACAAGCCGATCACGGTCAGGCCCGGCTCGCTGTTGAAACCGGCCGACCTCAAGGCCAGCCGCAAGGACATCGAGACCAAGCTCGAGCGCAAGCTCTCGGAATACGAGTTCGCCTCCTGGCTGATGTATCCGAAAGTGTTCACCGACTTCGTCGCGGCGCAAGAGACCTATGGGCCGGTCAGCGTGCTGCCGACGCCGACCTATTTCTACGGCATGAAGTCGGAAGACGAGATTTTCGTCGACATCGAGAAGGGCAAGACTTTGGTGGTGCGCTGCCAGGCGTTCGGCGATGTCGACGACAAGGGCATGGTCACCGTCTTCTTCGAGCTCAACGGCCAGCCGCGCCGCATCAAGGTGCCGGACCGGGCGCATGGCGCTTCTGCCGCCAAGGCGCGCCGCAAGGCCGAGCCCGGCAATGAGGGGCATGTCGGCGCGCCGATGCCCGGCGTGGTGTCGGCGCTCGCCGTGACGGTCGGACAGGCGGTCAAGGCGGGCGACGTGCTCTTGTCGATCGAGGCGATGAAGATGGAAACCGCGCTGCATGCCGAGCGCGACGGCGAGATCGCCGAGGTGCTGGTCAAGGCCGGCGACCAGATCGATGCGAAGGATCTCTTGATCGCTTTCAAATGA
- a CDS encoding branched-chain amino acid ABC transporter substrate-binding protein gives MKKSLLSAVALTAFVAFSGSAWADILIGVAGPITGPNAAFGAQLQKGAEQAVADINAAGGILGQQLKLEIGDDVSDPKQGISVANKFVADGVKYVDGHFNSGVSIPASEVYQENGILEITPAATNPKFTERGMWNTFRTCGRDDQQGKVAGDYIAKNFKDAKIAIVHDKTPYGQGLADETKKNLNANGIKEVLYEGVNVGDKDFSALIAKMKENGVTLIYWGGLHTEAGLIIRQSADQGLKAPLFSGDGIVSNELASIAGDAVAGTLNTFAPDPRKNPAAKEVVEKFRAAGFEPEAYTLYSYAAVQIIAQAIAKTGSADDAQKVAETIRANTWKTAIGDIGYDAKGDITRPDYVIYEWKKGDDGKYAYFEK, from the coding sequence ATGAAAAAATCACTTTTGTCCGCCGTGGCGCTGACCGCGTTCGTCGCGTTCAGCGGCAGCGCGTGGGCCGACATCCTGATCGGCGTCGCCGGTCCGATCACCGGCCCGAACGCCGCCTTCGGCGCACAGTTGCAGAAGGGCGCGGAACAGGCGGTCGCCGACATCAACGCGGCGGGCGGTATCCTTGGCCAGCAGCTCAAGCTCGAGATCGGTGACGACGTCTCCGACCCGAAGCAGGGCATCTCGGTCGCCAACAAGTTCGTCGCCGACGGCGTCAAGTACGTCGACGGCCACTTCAATTCGGGCGTCTCGATCCCGGCGTCGGAAGTCTATCAGGAGAACGGCATCCTCGAGATCACGCCCGCGGCGACCAATCCGAAGTTCACCGAGCGCGGTATGTGGAACACCTTCCGCACCTGCGGTCGCGACGACCAGCAGGGCAAGGTGGCCGGCGACTACATCGCCAAGAACTTCAAGGACGCCAAGATCGCCATCGTCCACGACAAGACGCCTTACGGCCAGGGTCTCGCGGATGAAACCAAGAAGAACCTCAATGCCAACGGCATCAAGGAAGTGTTGTACGAAGGCGTGAATGTCGGCGACAAGGACTTCTCGGCCCTCATCGCCAAAATGAAGGAAAACGGCGTCACGCTCATCTACTGGGGCGGCCTGCACACCGAAGCCGGCCTGATCATCCGTCAGTCGGCCGACCAGGGCCTGAAGGCACCGCTGTTCTCGGGCGACGGCATCGTCTCCAACGAGCTGGCCTCGATCGCGGGTGATGCCGTTGCCGGCACGCTCAACACCTTCGCTCCGGATCCGCGCAAGAATCCGGCCGCCAAGGAAGTGGTCGAGAAGTTCCGCGCAGCCGGCTTCGAGCCGGAAGCCTACACGCTCTACTCCTATGCCGCCGTGCAGATCATCGCCCAGGCCATCGCCAAGACCGGCTCGGCCGACGATGCGCAGAAGGTTGCCGAGACGATCCGGGCCAACACCTGGAAGACGGCCATCGGCGACATCGGCTACGACGCCAAGGGCGACATCACCCGTCCGGACTATGTCATCTACGAATGGAAGAAGGGCGACGACGGCAAGTACGCCTACTTCGAGAAATAA
- a CDS encoding DUF6867 family protein, with protein MMGILYEEASIWQFLFVTGLLGGGAAWMTGKAAAQTWSSHLQLFFYVLGLGVGVRFIHHALFEGTMFSLHYYIVDTIVLMILGFLGYQYTRTNQMVTQYNWLYERASLLSWKPKG; from the coding sequence ATCATGGGTATTCTCTACGAAGAGGCCTCGATCTGGCAGTTCCTGTTCGTCACAGGCCTGCTTGGCGGCGGGGCGGCGTGGATGACCGGCAAGGCGGCGGCGCAGACCTGGAGCAGCCACTTGCAGCTGTTCTTCTACGTGCTCGGCCTCGGTGTTGGCGTGAGGTTCATCCATCACGCGCTGTTCGAGGGCACGATGTTCTCGCTGCATTACTATATCGTCGACACCATCGTGCTGATGATATTGGGCTTCCTCGGCTATCAATACACGCGCACCAACCAAATGGTGACACAGTATAACTGGCTCTACGAAAGAGCTTCCTTATTAAGCTGGAAACCGAAAGGTTGA
- a CDS encoding ABC transporter ATP-binding protein, giving the protein MAGTTLLDIKGVETYYGNIRALNGVNVQVNQGEIVALIGANGAGKSTLMMTIFGAPRARAGTITFAGTDITQLPTHEIARLRIAQSPEGRRIFPRMTVMENLQMGASLDNLKHYDEDVEKVFTLFPRLKERIAQRGGTLSGGEQQMLSIGRALMARPKLLLLDEPSLGLAPLIVKQIFDAIRELNKTQGLTVFLVEQNAFGALKLATRGYVMVNGNVTMSGTGKELLANPEVRAAYLEGGHH; this is encoded by the coding sequence ATGGCCGGCACAACGCTGCTCGACATCAAGGGCGTCGAGACCTACTACGGCAACATCCGCGCGCTGAACGGCGTCAACGTGCAGGTCAACCAGGGTGAGATCGTGGCGCTTATCGGCGCCAACGGCGCCGGCAAGTCGACCCTGATGATGACCATCTTCGGCGCTCCGCGCGCTCGCGCCGGCACCATCACCTTCGCCGGCACCGACATCACGCAACTGCCGACGCACGAGATCGCCCGCCTGCGTATCGCCCAGTCGCCGGAAGGACGCCGCATCTTCCCGCGCATGACGGTGATGGAAAACCTGCAGATGGGCGCCAGCCTCGACAACCTCAAACATTATGACGAGGACGTCGAGAAGGTGTTCACGCTGTTCCCGCGGCTGAAAGAGCGCATCGCCCAGCGCGGCGGCACGCTGTCGGGCGGCGAGCAGCAGATGCTGTCGATCGGGCGCGCGCTGATGGCGCGGCCGAAGCTTTTGCTGCTCGACGAGCCGTCGCTGGGCTTGGCGCCGCTGATCGTCAAGCAGATCTTCGACGCCATCCGCGAGCTCAACAAGACGCAGGGGCTGACCGTGTTCCTGGTCGAGCAGAACGCCTTCGGCGCGCTCAAACTGGCGACGCGTGGTTATGTCATGGTCAACGGCAATGTGACGATGAGCGGCACCGGCAAGGAACTGCTCGCCAATCCGGAAGTGCGCGCAGCCTATCTCGAAGGCGGACATCACTGA
- a CDS encoding ATP-binding cassette domain-containing protein, giving the protein MNATPSSNDFILQVEHLSMKFGGLVAIGDLSFQARRGEITALIGPNGAGKTTVFNCITGFYKPTEGMITLNKRDGSTYLLERLPNHEIPARANVARTFQNIRLFSGMTLLENLLVAQHNKLMKASGYTFLGLFGFPSYRQASAESIELARHWLEKADLVDRADDPAGDLPYGAQRRLEIARAMCTGPELLCLDEPAAGLNPKESAALNELLMDIKNNTGTSILLIEHDMSVVMQISDHVVVLEYGRKISDGNPQSVRTDPRVIAAYLGVDDEEVQEVLTEVGDEDVIEQLDTGPDAAHGPGNSASMMAGPVSDSVEHANEGERVTVSKGASKAAQIDARAAAIASKPIVAPAATKPATKKPAAKARSTKAAAKAPTAKAEGISNRLDAPRGGKADSLIRIKGIGPVNERKLNEHGIFHFDQIAAWKKADIEAAEAYLAFDGRIEREDWIGQAKALAKEAAAKPATRGGRK; this is encoded by the coding sequence ATGAACGCGACCCCTTCCTCGAACGACTTCATCCTGCAGGTCGAGCATCTGTCGATGAAATTCGGCGGCCTGGTCGCCATCGGCGACCTGTCCTTCCAGGCTAGGCGCGGCGAAATCACCGCGCTGATCGGGCCGAATGGCGCGGGCAAAACGACGGTGTTCAACTGCATCACCGGCTTCTACAAGCCCACCGAGGGCATGATCACGCTCAACAAGCGTGACGGTTCGACCTATCTGCTCGAACGCCTGCCCAACCATGAGATCCCGGCGCGAGCCAATGTGGCGCGTACCTTCCAGAACATCCGCCTGTTCTCCGGTATGACGCTGCTCGAGAACCTTCTGGTCGCGCAGCACAACAAGCTGATGAAGGCTTCCGGCTACACCTTCCTCGGCCTGTTCGGCTTCCCGAGCTATCGACAGGCCTCGGCCGAATCGATCGAGCTCGCCAGGCACTGGCTGGAGAAGGCCGACCTCGTCGACCGCGCCGACGACCCGGCCGGCGACCTGCCCTATGGCGCGCAGCGCCGTCTGGAGATCGCGCGCGCCATGTGCACGGGGCCGGAGCTGCTGTGCCTCGACGAGCCGGCCGCCGGCCTCAATCCGAAGGAATCGGCCGCGCTCAACGAGCTTCTGATGGACATCAAGAACAACACCGGCACATCGATCCTGCTCATCGAGCACGATATGTCGGTGGTGATGCAGATCTCCGACCATGTCGTGGTGCTCGAATATGGCCGCAAGATCTCCGACGGCAATCCGCAGTCGGTGCGCACCGATCCGCGCGTCATCGCCGCCTATCTCGGCGTCGACGACGAGGAAGTGCAGGAAGTGCTCACCGAAGTCGGCGACGAGGATGTGATCGAGCAGCTCGATACCGGGCCGGACGCCGCGCACGGGCCGGGAAATTCCGCCTCGATGATGGCCGGCCCGGTCTCCGACAGCGTCGAACATGCCAACGAGGGCGAGCGGGTCACGGTGTCGAAGGGGGCCTCGAAAGCGGCCCAGATCGACGCGCGCGCCGCGGCAATCGCCAGCAAGCCGATTGTCGCCCCAGCAGCGACGAAGCCGGCGACGAAGAAGCCGGCGGCAAAAGCGCGGTCGACAAAGGCGGCCGCGAAGGCGCCCACCGCAAAGGCCGAAGGCATCTCCAACCGCCTCGACGCGCCGCGCGGCGGCAAGGCCGACAGCCTGATCCGCATCAAGGGCATAGGCCCGGTCAACGAGCGGAAGCTGAACGAGCACGGCATCTTCCATTTCGACCAGATCGCCGCCTGGAAAAAGGCCGATATCGAAGCGGCGGAAGCCTATCTCGCCTTTGACGGGCGCATCGAGCGCGAAGACTGGATCGGCCAGGCAAAGGCGTTGGCGAAGGAAGCGGCGGCCAAGCCCGCGACGCGTGGAGGGCGTAAATAA